TAAacacttgtttattaaattattgacgattttagatttaaacagtttttcatacatatgaaaaaatacagtgtaaaaatagattttaacctttaagagccTAAGTAAAAATGGCtatgtttttcgtgattttaaaagttgagggtcatttggaccgcAGGTGCTTCTgaacgttaatttccatttttgtgctgttattttaaattctggactttatgtcatattttcctcaagtttcattaaattcggccaaaaaaaaaaataaataacatttcgctatcttttcattagaaaatccaaatattgaaaaattttacctttgaccttcacgatttaaaggttaacgttttcctatatttaaaattaccaggactataatattatgaataggttttactacaaatttataaaattaaggaaattggCCTCATTCGCCATAATAtggacaaaaattattttttcttgaaaatcgcaaaatttaaatcgcaggtacggaaatgCTGtcagaggtattgacataattttttcatatttttattccctattatgatctcaataaatcccaatgtgatgatcaaaaaattctgaaatttgtttaacaaaacttttaaaaattcgaaaatggtGATGGagagccgttaaaaaaaattatttttttttggccataccggttaacggtatcctacgatgacaaaaactcatacacaagtaaatacggatatattttaaataaaaaatagcttttattttaatttttctcgaaatatgttaatttttttcctaaattttttgttcaagtggcctgagacacgttaatggtctggcgaatttgtaataactttaacattttttaaccaaattttgtcatttatatcttattacaacgataattacgtccacatttcgattattttacaaattgcaaaagtatttatttagtagcaacatttttacaaaaactgaaaaatttgaatttttccgaattttggcgataatacattCATAATACAcataatgtaatattcattgatataaataaatctacatatttccagaaaacaatgcagaaagttaacgagtttcacctatttattccatataaatagtaaaattttgcatatatctgaactttgatctcgatgcgcgtccagcaATCGTTGttcgatttggctcaaattttcagcacttaacttttaggcctagtatcacaatattccaccaggcactctttgaaatctaaaaaaaaatcggttgtcactctaatatgtaTAGCTAAAAATAATTGTGTTAATGGGAGAGAATGAGTGTAACAGTTCACTGAGCGTAtacttattattaaatattacttaTACGCCTAGTATTATCAAAATACGTTTGTTATCAAAACAGTGAGTAATTTATGataataagtaagagagctatattcggctgtgccgaatcttaaatgcacttcaccaaattatacttcaaaataaaaattttaaatatttttaggtaaacaaattttttttccaaagttgttttttccattttttgtaaaaaaaaattttcgaattgtattttaaatttttttttaattttttttaatatttagcgaaaaaaaacttttggtgaaaaaaaattcttcttCTCACGAAGAaatatatatcgatggcttaatatagagaTGTGGTATCTCGTTGTCTTTTAAAATCggtttttttacatattctggtaGACAAAACTCAAGTACACCTCTcttcaaaaaattcagtttcCTATATTGACGAATACCCTAacttatttcaaaaattgtttgaaagaaAAAGCGCTAACTCTTTTAATgttgaatgcatatttttggtttatattaaaacaaacaacttttctgaaagtatttttttatacatattttaaaatttttagttgtttttttcactttcagattttattgagttttttccatgtcctgtaaagtaactaaaagttgagatacgacctttctatattaagccatatGTAGTTGGCTTTATGtattgtgaaaataaatttataaaaattccaatttttatgTTTGTACTTTCGGATTTATTTGTCAGTTTAAGCGGCCAATGTtggcaaataaaataattgaagacCCATAAACACCATTCAtaaattaaacttaattaaatCTATAATCTTTAAGTCAAAAACCCGCCCTTagtagtttaattttagctttaatcatatGTCTTTTTATAAATACGGTAatctttaatattaaattttagcatcaatcgtaagtcttttattagttaaattttagtgtCGCTGGCTGCGACCTGAGCCTATATGTTGAGGACAGCGAATTTAACCAGTCTCAAATAAATGAACCACAAATTTACAATTAATGATGCATATACTTGAGCAAccgtttatttctaaaaaaagaacttattacaaaaaaataacttataaatatattaagcgACTTACCGCAGTCTTTATCcccaacaaactaaattttaattctaaagcCAGTTATTACTGAGCctacaaatttctttttgtttatgtacTATTACAACAGttcatttccaaataaataaactgaacgAAAATACTGCAGTATAATTTAGGGACAAAAAGTGCGATTAGTtcgtaaacaaatatgaacaaaagggaatacaaaacaatataaaaaaaatcctaacggacaaatgaaccaaacaacaatgatcatacaattggtaaataagacaatttaagtaaacattaaggtagctcacaaacaataaatataaacaaaccgaaataattaaaattaataaaaataaaaatcgtaataaatttaaataaataaatatatgagccATCGGCGACATTCCCACCCCCGTGGATCGGCAACGATTCACTACTCCAAATCAAGGACTGCTAGTTTGGAAACTGGGCGTTTAAGTATTCCACTACTTGTTTGGACATCAGCTCTTCGGATTACACCATCACTGCCAGGAAAAACATTTACGACACGACCTCTCTTCCAATCTCGGCGGGAAACAGCTGGATCACAAATTAGTACAAGATCTCCCGGCGCCACAGGCTTCGTATGTTCGCACCATTTGGACCGTCTTGTAAGTGTGGGCAAATATTCCACAATCCATCTTTTCCAAAAATGATCTCGTAGCTGTCGAGCAATTCGCCACTGCTTCTTCAGTACCACTGGCTTTATAATTTCAATACCTTCTGGCGTTTGAGCCGTATTTGCAGAACCCAACAAGAAATGATTAGGCGTCAATGGTTCTTCGTCTTCCGGACTGACAGGCAAGTGAGTCAATGGGCGAGAGTTCACGATGTTTTCGGcttcaattaaaaaactttgcaaGGTGTGCTCTTTTGGGGCGACTTCTTTTAGGGTTACTCTTAAAACCTTTTTAACACATTGAACCATTCGCTCCCATATTCCACCTTCTGCAGGATTATGTGGACAATTAAACTGCCATTCAATGCCCCTTGTGGACAACTCATCTTCAATTTTAACCAGATCAAATACTTCATCAAATCGCTGGGCTTCTTGGTTAACTCCAACAAAATTCTTTCCATTATCACTCCGAATCTTCAACGGGGTGCCACGACGATTTATAAAATTCCGTATAGCCAAAATACACGAATCAGTAGATAGATCATAGGCCACTTCTAAATGTACAGCTCTGATTGTAAGGCACGTAAACAGGGCAACCCAACGTTTTTCATGGCGTCTACCAACAGTCACATTTAATGGGCCAAAATAGTCAACACCAGTATAAGTAAATGGCCGGACATATGGAGTTAGTCTATCACTTGGCAACGATCCCATAAAAGGAGCTACTGGAACAGCACGACAAATCTTACAAATGTTGCAATTTGATGTGGTCTTACTCAACAGATTTCGAAGTCGTGGAATCCAGAATCTTTTCCTTATTTCGCCTATGGTAGCCTCAAAATTTTGATGTCTCATTTTATTATGCACATGGGCAACAAATAGTTGTGTAAAGCGGTGACAGGGCGACAAAATAATGGGGTGCCTGGCATCTAAAGGCAACCAACTCGCAGCATCAATACGACCGCTCACTCgaagtaaattattttcatcaaaatatgGCGAAAGGGAAAATAACACGTTATCCTTTTTTAAAGAACCACcagattttaaaacgtttatttCAAAGGCGAAACACTCTTCTTGGGACAGACGATACAGACTAGTTTCAGCAACCATTAACTCTTCAGCACACAGGCATCTCGAACCATTACATTTATCATATTTTCGGCAGCGATTGATAAATCTCAGAACCCAAGCCATTGTTCGTTTAAGCCTgagaaatgaagaaaaacgATTAAAATCAATTACTAAATTTGTACTAACCAGCATAACAAATTTGGGGCGTAGTTCTTCTTCACACAAATCATCAGATTTCTTAGAATTCTTATTCGGCCAGTCAGCttcgttttcatacaaaaattgtgGCCCTTGGAACCAACGTGTTTCAATGGAAAAATCAACTTCATTTTTAGCTCTTGTAGTATCATCGGCAACATTGAGATCTGTAGGCAACCATCTCCAATCAGTTGGGCGTATCGAATCAAGTATTTCGGCAATTCGATGGGCAACAAATGGTTTATATCTCCTGCTTTCAGAACCAATCCAACTAATGACGGTTGTAGAGTCACTCCAACAGATTCGACGAGAAACTTTGAGTTCATGTTCCTTCATTATAGTGTCCATCAATCGGGTCCCCAAAACGGCGGCTTGTAGTTCTAATCTGGGAATAGTCATACATTTCAATGGGGCACATTTCGACTTGGCAGATATAAACGACACTCCTATTTGTCCATCAGATGTTGTATATCTCCAATAGCCAACTGCACCGAAGGCATCTTCACTGGCATCAACAAAAACATGCAGCTCTAACTCCAAGGGCAAaccatttccaaaataaaatcgtGGAACCTTTACATGGACAACATTTCTTAACTCTTGGCGCCATTTATTCCACATCGCTTGTAATGACGCGGGCAACATCTCGTCCCAAAGTACACTATGTCTCCAGACTTCTCTCATCAAAAGTTTGGCAGTTATCATAAAATGGCACAAAAAACCAAGTGGATCAAAAATGGACATTACGACACATAATAACTCACGCTTTGTGGGGCACCTTTTACCAAGGATGACGTCAGAATTCACACGAtggaatttcaaaacaaatttgaacgtGTCGTCCTTTGGATCCCAAAACATGCCAAGTACCTTTTCAGTTGAACCCTCCAACTCATTTAAGCCACCTGAGAAACTAACCTGATGATCTGAACATCCTTCTAGAGCCACAACCACCTCCGATGAATTCGATGTAAATTTACGCATTTCAAAACCAGCAGCTTTATGTATTTCACGAACTTGTATGGCTATTTCAATGGCTTTTGACGGATTTACAAAACTGTCTACAAAGTCATCTACGTAATGATGGTCCAAAATTGACTTCACGGCTCTAGGGAAACGATTTCGATGCTCCATTGCATTTGTTTCCTTCACATAATGGGCAATACAGGGCGAACAGGCAGCTCCAAACGTCATCACAAGCATCTCATACACTTCCGGTGGATCACTAGCATCATCTCGCCACAAGAACCTCTGCGAACACCTGTCTTcctcagcaacaacaacttgaTGAAACATTTCCTTTATGTCCCCACAAACAGCTACGGAACCgattctaaaattaaataaaactgatgGCAACGGTTTGTACTGCTGAGGGCCTTTCAATAACTTTGAATTCAACGAGACACCTTCCACCTTTGCTGCTGCATCGAACACCATACGAATCTTCCCTGGCTTATTAGGGTTTACGACACCAAAGTGGGGCAAGTACCATGTTCTCGGATGAAACGTATCGACTTCACTCAATGATAATTTGCGTACATACCGCTTCTGCAAATATTCACTCATTATTTGTTTATAGGCCGCACCAAATTCaggattatttttcatttttctttccattccaaaaaatctattaaGGGCCATGGAATAGCTATCCGGCAGGACTACGTCATCATTACACCATAGTAGTCTGGATTCAAATCTTCCGGCAACCCTCTTCGTCGAATTTCTCAATATCTCTCGTGCACGTAAATCATCTCTTGACTCAATCACTGG
The nucleotide sequence above comes from Calliphora vicina chromosome 1, idCalVici1.1, whole genome shotgun sequence. Encoded proteins:
- the LOC135960347 gene encoding uncharacterized protein LOC135960347, with translation MQRSPSRKSSRLQTATSQNVNSSTPAGTNSSANVSQMPSVQNVSSVALGTTVTSASISAPREPTPAVSTQNIFSSTSEEPFSLPPLVPGPNVRTQPPQTISSDNENLQRQIDILQAQLANAQRALRANQNLNTPNVIGHNAPVIQSISSGPENMVDRRNPTPYSYVSQSDQLMTSQPLIVSPATVPMPVQRKLYDLPEFCGTPEDWPMFLSALEHSTAAYSYNNFENCLRLQKALKGEARECVKSLLIHPNNVPTVIEQLKLQYGRPELLIRCQLQQIKEVQPIAENAIDKLVPYSIKVRNLAAFLESANGYQHLSNPTLMEELVQKLPMSKRLDWAQFASTLPQLPTILDFSTWLQRVANLVRSVQISSSNGNRSNSDPKRKVVLYASDGPERQLKCFYCVGPHTIFDCKKFLELSVTNRWSEVKRLKLCFSCLSGGHSSKDCRRRKQCPVEKCQRNHNKLLHITKPNEPSERSVNVPPTERASTVEPVLSCVSSASERSDLLFRVLPVVLYGPNCAIETYALLDEGSSVTMMDSSLVRQLGLHGRQSQLNLSWYGGKSAQEPVMVVDLHVSGVNKKRKYALKNVYGVSNLKLPSQSFNADLVKNHGVPLNSYECVAPKVLIGLDHCHLGLPDEIVPLEDAGPYAANTPLGWVVFGNVRGGRPGTQTCLLTQLDNLNNLVANYFETENFGVKALPVIESRDDLRAREILRNSTKRVAGRFESRLLWCNDDVVLPDSYSMALNRFFGMERKMKNNPEFGAAYKQIMSEYLQKRYVRKLSLSEVDTFHPRTWYLPHFGVVNPNKPGKIRMVFDAAAKVEGVSLNSKLLKGPQQYKPLPSVLFNFRIGSVAVCGDIKEMFHQVVVAEEDRCSQRFLWRDDASDPPEVYEMLVMTFGAACSPCIAHYVKETNAMEHRNRFPRAVKSILDHHYVDDFVDSFVNPSKAIEIAIQVREIHKAAGFEMRKFTSNSSEVVVALEGCSDHQVSFSGGLNELEGSTEKVLGMFWDPKDDTFKFVLKFHRVNSDVILGKRCPTKRELLCVVMSIFDPLGFLCHFMITAKLLMREVWRHSVLWDEMLPASLQAMWNKWRQELRNVVHVKVPRFYFGNGLPLELELHVFVDASEDAFGAVGYWRYTTSDGQIGVSFISAKSKCAPLKCMTIPRLELQAAVLGTRLMDTIMKEHELKVSRRICWSDSTTVISWIGSESRRYKPFVAHRIAEILDSIRPTDWRWLPTDLNVADDTTRAKNEVDFSIETRWFQGPQFLYENEADWPNKNSKKSDDLCEEELRPKFVMLVSTNLVIDFNRFSSFLRLKRTMAWVLRFINRCRKYDKCNGSRCLCAEELMVAETSLYRLSQEECFAFEINVLKSGGSLKKDNVLFSLSPYFDENNLLRVSGRIDAASWLPLDARHPIILSPCHRFTQLFVAHVHNKMRHQNFEATIGEIRKRFWIPRLRNLLSKTTSNCNICKICRAVPVAPFMGSLPSDRLTPYVRPFTYTGVDYFGPLNVTVGRRHEKRWVALFTCLTIRAVHLEVAYDLSTDSCILAIRNFINRRGTPLKIRSDNGKNFVGVNQEAQRFDEVFDLVKIEDELSTRGIEWQFNCPHNPAEGGIWERMVQCVKKVLRVTLKEVAPKEHTLQSFLIEAENIVNSRPLTHLPVSPEDEEPLTPNHFLLGSANTAQTPEGIEIIKPVVLKKQWRIARQLRDHFWKRWIVEYLPTLTRRSKWCEHTKPVAPGDLVLICDPAVSRRDWKRGRVVNVFPGSDGVIRRADVQTSSGILKRPVSKLAVLDLE